In the Oncorhynchus nerka isolate Pitt River linkage group LG6, Oner_Uvic_2.0, whole genome shotgun sequence genome, TTGTCTGGGAGGCTGCTCCACACTACCTTGTCTGGGAGACTGTTCCACACTACCTTGTCTGGGAGGCTGCTCCACACTACCTTGTCTGGGAGGCTGCTCCACACTACCTTGTCTGGGAGGCTGCTCCACACTACCTTGTCTGGGAGGCTGCTCCACACTACCTTGTCTGGGAGGCTGCTCCACACTACCTTGTCTGGGAGGCTGCTCCACACTACCTTGTCTGGGAGGCTGCTCCACACTACCTTGTCTGGGAGGCTGCTCCACACTACCTTGTCTGGGAGGCTGCTCCACAATACCTTGTCTGGGAGGCTGCTCCACACTACCTTGTCTGGGAGGCTGCTCCACACTACCTTGTCTGGGAGGCTGCTCCACACTACCTTGTCTGGGAGGCTGCTCCACACTACCTTGTCTGGGAGGCTGCTCCACACTACCTTGTCTGGGAGGCTGCTCCACACTACCTTGTCTGGGAGGCTGCTCCACACTACCTTGTCTGGGAGGCTGCTCCACACTACCTTGTCTGGGAGGCTGCTCCACACTACCTTGTCTGGGAGGCTGCTCCACACTACCTTGTATGTAGGTACGGTGGCTATACGGTCCGGTACGGTGACTATATTATGGTGGATGGTTTTTCGAAGTggtttgtttgacaatcagatgaaaacattacCAATCAACATG is a window encoding:
- the LOC135572149 gene encoding proline-rich proteoglycan 2-like, whose amino-acid sequence is MTNQGPGTVCSTATLQPIRDRGQSVARPTLQPIRARGQSVARPPCSQSGTGDSSVEQPPRQGSVEQPPRQGSVEQPPRQGSVEQPPRQGSVEQPPRQGSVEQPPRQGSVEQPPRQGSVEQPPRQGSVEQPPRQGSVEQPPRQGIVEQPPRQGSVEQPPRQGSVEQPPRQGSVEQPPRQGSVEQPPRQGSVEQPPRQGSVEQPPRQGSVEQPPRQGSVEQPPRQGSVEQSPRQGSVEQPPRQGSVEQSPKQGSVEQPPRQGSVEQPPRQGSVEQSPRQGSVEQPPRQGSVEQPPRQGSVEQSPRQGSVEQSVH